In one Arachis duranensis cultivar V14167 chromosome 9, aradu.V14167.gnm2.J7QH, whole genome shotgun sequence genomic region, the following are encoded:
- the LOC107465453 gene encoding pathogenesis-related protein PR-4-like, with protein MLLALVCYVWCMVVAIVVNGQSANNVRATYHLYKPHKIGWDLKTAKGYCSTWDAMKPLEWRQKYGWTAFCGPAGTHGKPSCGKCIHVTNTATEASTIVRVVDLCGNGGLDLDVNVFKQLDTNGVGHQKGHLNVNYHFVNCED; from the exons ATGTTATTAGCGTTGGTTTGCTATGTGTGGTGCATGGTGGTAGCCATTGTGGTGAATGGTCAAAGTGCCAACAACGTGAGAGCAACATATCATTTGTACAAACCTCATAAAATCGGTTGGGATTTGAAGACTGCTAAGGGCTACTGCTCCACTTGGGACGCTATGAAGCCCCTTGAATGGCGCCAGAAATACGGCTGGACCGCCTTCTGTGGACCTGCTGGCACCCATGGCAAACCTTCTTGCGGCAAATGTATCCAT G TAACGAACACGGCAACAGAAGCTTCAACAATAGTGAGAGTAGTGGACCTGTGCGGAAATGGAGGCCTTGACTTGGACGTGAATGTGTTCAAACAATTAGACACCAACGGAGTCGGACACCAAAAGGGTCATCTTAATGTTAACTATCACTTTGTCAATTGTGAAGATTAA